A window of Nocardia arthritidis genomic DNA:
CCGCTGCGTCGCGGTGGCGATCCCGGACGCGCCCGCCAAACTGGCCGTCTCCATCTCCGGCCCGGTCGGCCGCATGTCCGAGGATCTGGTTCGCCGCGCGGTCCCGCTGCTCACCGAGGTGAGTCGCGCGCTGTCCGCCGACCTGAACTAGGCCCTGTGTCGAAGTCCCATCCGGCGCCTCCGTGGCCCAGCCGGACTTCGACACAGGGCCTGGCCGTCCCCGGTTCCGGACGCTTGCGCATCGGCGGCGCGGCTGCGATCCTCGTGCTCATGATCTTCGATGGAAAGGGCGTTTCGCGCCCGAGCCGGTGAGCCCCGACGAGGCCACGTTCGTGGCCCACGCACTATCGCTCGCCGCTCTGTACGGTCCCGGTCCCTGGCCGGGGGACGGGTATCCGCTTCCGGATGAAAAGCCCCGTGAGCACGGTCGATTCGTACTGCCGAGCGTCGTGCTCGACGGTATCAATACCCATCATCGCCGGGCCGCGGCACAGCCGGTGACCGAACTGGCCGACGGTGTGGTCGCCGGAATGGACGATCCGGCTCGGCTGCTGGAGCTCTTCGCGGGACTGTCGCCCGTGCGGATCGCCGACGATCTGGTGCGCGAGTTGCGATCTCGCGACCTACCGCGCGAAAAGCTGCGACGGGCGGCACGATTCGTCACCGAGAACGCCACCCGCAGGGAGGTGGCCAAGCTCGGTATCGTGCTGCTCGGCATCTGCGGTGACGAACGCGACCGCGAATTGCTGCAATTGCTGGGAACATTGGATGAGTTCGCGCTTTTCGCGGTCGTCGCGCTGCTGCGAACCCAAACCGACGGTCAGCGCGCGGTTTTCGAGCTGGCGCGCCAGCTCGTGGGCTGGGGCCGCATCCACGCGGTCGAACGGTTGGCGGGCTGTAGCGACCCCGATATTCGAGCCTGGTTGCTGCGCAGCGGTTTTCGCAACGATGTGATGGACGAGTATCTGGCCTATATCGCCGCGACGACCGGCGGCCTGTACGAGGCCCTGCTGGACGATACCGTCGACGACGAACTGCTCGACGGGGCCGCGGGCATCCTGCGGGCGCTGGCCTTCGGCGGCCCCGCCGAGGATATGCGCGACTACCCGGACGCTGTCGCGGCCATGCACCGCTTCGCCGAATTGGTCGACCGCGCCGACCCGGCCATCGTTCGGCTCGATGCGGCACTCACCATCGAAAAGTGGTTGTCCAACGCGGATTTCGACTGGCCGGACGGCGAACCCGGTCGGCTTCGGGTCCGCTACGCAGCGCTGTTGTTCAGCGGCTACCGGATTCCGCGACGACGGTGGCGCGAGTTGGTCACCGGTGTGCTCTCGGGTAATTCGGCCGTCACGGGCGAGGGGCATATCTTCGAGACCGCGCTGTCCTGCGCGGGCAGGCTCGGCATCGATGCGTTGCCGGACGCCATCGCACGATTGCGCATCGAGCCCGACAACGCCTATGTCTGGCAGTGGGCGATGCGGCACGCGGGCGCGGATCGGATCGGCGGGGTCGTCGAACTCGCCGAACAGCTGCTGCCGCTTGCCGAGCTGGCCCACGGCCCGTCCGAATCACTGGGCATCGGCCGGGAATTCGCGGCCGACCGGGTGCTGGAGATCGTCGTCGGACGGCTGCGCGTGCATCCGGGCATCGGCGCGGGCCTGCTGCCCGTTGCGCTCGCGAATCGGGTCATCCGCTGCCGCCGCGCCGCGCTCGCGACCCTCGCCGCCTGGCCGCCCGCGGTCCGCCCGGCCGCATCGGGCGAATGGGTCGCGGCCGCCGCGGAGTGGGAGATCGACCCCGAGCTGCGTCGGGAGATGCTGGCATTCCTGGCTGGGTGAGCCGGATCGACTGTGCGCCAGGCTATTCGGTGATTGCGGCGCACCGGCCGAGTCGTCTGGCCACGGCGTTCGACCGTCGCTATATGATATAACGTTTGCAGTTCGGGTGCGGATCCGCGCGCCGAAGGTTCATGCGCCGCCGTCGTGCCGGTGGTGCCGACAACAGGGAAATCATCGATGAGTCACGGGAATTCGCGCACCGCCGCAATCCTGGCGAGCTGTCTCGCCGTATTCGCCGCCGCAGCGCTCGGCGGCGGGCCCGCACACGCCGACCGGCCGGAGGTCCGGCCGTTCATCCTCGCGAATGGTGGTATGCAGCAGGCGTTTTCCACCGAGGGCCTGACGAATCAGACGTGTGTCGCCGATCGGATGCTGCCGCCGACGCACCCCTACCTCGAGAATACGATCGCATCGATGCGGGCCGCGTTCGAAATCGGTGCGGATATCGTCGAATTCGATATCCAGCCGACCGCCGACCGCCGATTCGCGGTCACCCACGAGTGGGATCTGGAATGTCGCACCGACGGAAAGGGAAAGACCAGCGATCATACGCTGGCGCAGCTGCAAACCCTCGACGTCGGCTACCGCTACACCGCCGACGGCGGAAAGACCTATCCGTTCCGCGGCAAGGGAATCGGCCTGATGCCCTCACTCGAGCAGGTGCTCGACACCTTTCCGGACAAGCGCCTGCTCATCGATATGAAGAGTAATGAACCGGCCGATGGGCAGCAGTTGGCGACCGCTTTGTCGACGCTGTCCGAGGGGCGCAGGAAGCTGCTCAGCGTTGAGGGCGGTGACAAGTCGATTGCCGCACTGCGGCAACAACTTCCGGATATGCGGGTCACCTCGCGGGCTATTATCGCGGACTGTGTCGCGACCTTCGCCGCAACCGGTTGGCACGGTGACGTCCCGCAGTCGTGCCGAAATATCGAGCTCCTGCTGCCCGATAAGTTCGCTCCCATGCTGTGGGGCTGGCCGAACGATTTCATCGAGCGCATGGCGGACAACGACACCGTCGTCGTCATCGAAAAGGGTGACGGCACCGAGGAATTCTCCAGCGGCTTCGACTCACCCGAAGATCTCCAGCGGCTGCCGCCGGGTTATCGGGGTGGGGTGTGGACCAATCACGTCGACCGAATCGCGCCGGTATTCAACCGCAACTGACACCGCCGAGAATGGCGCGCGCCTCCGCCGCGTTCTCCATGAGATGGATGCGCACCGCGGTGCGCACTCCGTAGGCATCGCGGTCGCACGCCGCGTCGACGATGGCTTGATGACGGCGCCGGTGCCGGTCGACATCGACCGCGGCGGCGTCGATCGGGTCGAAGGTGAGCCGGGTGAACCGATCCGCGGCGTCCCAGAGCGCGTGCACCGTGCGCAGATCCCATTCGGTCGCGGCGGGCCGCAGCGGCAGTTCGTGGAACTCCCGATCGTGTGCCCAGCTCCGCTCGGTGATCGGCGTGCGGAAGGTCGCGTCGAGCAGCCGTTGCAGGCGCGCGAGATCGGCGGGCGTGAGCAGCGGCACGGATTCGGCCGCCAGCTCCGGCTCGATCGAGATCCTGAGCCGGTAGATCGACTCCAGATCGTGCGCGTCGAGTGCGCACAGCACCGTGCCGCGCGCGGGGCGCGAACTGAGCAGTCCCTGAGTTCGCAACTGGCGCAACGCTTCTCGGACCGGTAGTTCGCCGACGCCGAGCTGCTCGGTCAGCGTTCGCGCCGCGATGGCCGCACCCGGCGCCAGCTCGCCGCCGATGACGCGGCGGCGGATCTCGTGCAGTACCTGATCGACCGCGGGCACCTGCCCTGCCGTGTCGTCCATTTCGCCTCCAGCACATCGCGACCGCGTCTATACGATATAGCGCAGCCTTGCCTCGATTCGCCGCCCACTAGGCGTACCTCCGCATTCGCTCCGGCCATGCGCGGGTCTGCGGACGGGCTGCGCCCGACAGCGCCCATTAGGCTGGTGGCAGCTACATCGCGATACCGGATCGGAGGACCATGGCCACCCGCGGGGAAGGCGCGGCGCTCGTTCGCCCGCTGGCGGATAAATCCCTGGCTCAGCAGGTCACCACCGAGATCCGGCGCTCGATCGTCTTCGGGGTGCTGCGGCCGGGCCAAGCCTTTTCGGTACGCGAGATCGCCGCGCAGCTGAACGTCAGCTTCATTCCGGTGCGAGAGGCGTTGCGCGAGTTGGAATCTCAGGGCCTGGTAATCAACCGGCCCGGCCGCAGCCCGCTCGTCGCGCCGCTGTCGGCGGCGGATCTGCGCGGAATCTTCCGGCTGCGCGGGCTGATCGAGCCGGAACTCGGATCGCGCGCCTGCCCGCTGCTCGACGTGGCGGCTCGGACCCGGCTGCACGAATTGATCGATCGGCTCACCGCACCGGCGGGCGCCGCCGACGAACGATACGACGCCGAGTTGGCGTTCCACCTCGAATTGATCCGGCCGGCCGCGACGGCATGGGATATCCGGACATTGGACAACCTGTGGCATGCCGCCAGCCGCTATCGCTTCAACGGTGCGCAGGGGCGCGGCGTCGAACCGCGCGCCGACTCCTTTCGCGCGCTGGCCGACGCGGCGGACCCGGAACGCGCGCGAGCGGCCGTGCAGGCGCATCTCGACGCGCTGGAGGCCGACCTGCGGCGCGGATTGGACGCGACCGACGCGTAATTCGGCTATTTTCCGTCGCGGTCCGGTCGCTGCCGGAATTTAATTGCCGCGCAAGGCTATTCGGTAGGCATAGTTCAATTATTGATCACCGGGCGGAGTTTGCCCAGGGAAGTGGTCGAAAACCGGCGGTGATCGAGTAGGCATTCGTCGAGCGATCCCCACTGATCCCCACTGCCGCATGCTATGGACTCGATCGCGGCGGATGGTCACCCTGTTATTGCTGCGGCATATAACCAGATCGTGTGTCCGGCAGCCTAATCCGATTCCGGCGCGCGTCGTCCGATTGCGCGCGTTCTCGGCTGCTTCAATCAGAGGTGTTGTGTTCCATGAGAATTCAGCTATTCAACGAACTCCATAGTCAGTTCCCCGACCGGCTCCCGCGCGAGTCGGCGCGGTAGCCGGTTCGAGCGCAGGAGAGACCCATGCGTACGGCAAGGATTACCGGGCTCGCCGCGGCGGTCGCGAGTCTGGCGCTCGGCGCGGCGATGGCGCTGGCGGCGCCCGGCACCGCACCGCAACAGGCCGCGGCGGCGTCGCCGACATCGGGCGGTATCAAGGTCGCCTACTACGACCAGTGGTCGGTGTACGAAAACGCCTTCTATCTCAAGAGTCTCGATACCGAAGGTATCGCGGGCAAACTCGATTACCTGATCTACGATTTCGAGAACATCGACCCGACGAATCTGACCTGTTTCGAGGCGAACAAGGCGGCCAGCCAGGACGAGAACAATCCGAATGCCGGTGACGGCGCGGGCGATTCGTTCGCCGACTACGGAAAGACGTTCGACGGCTCGATCAGCGTCGACGGCACCTCGGACGCCTGGAACGATCCGATCGTCGGAAACTTCAAGCAGCTCAAGGAATTGAGGGCGAAGTACCCCAATCTGAAGGTGCTGCTCTCGATCGGCGGTTGGACGTATTCGAAGTACTTCTCCGATGTTTCGGCCAGTGACGGCGCACGCAAGAAGTTCGTCTCCTCGTGTGTCGACATGTTCATGAAGGGAAATCTGCCCTCGCAGAACGGCTATGGCGGGCCGGGCACCGGCAAGGGGATCTTCGACGGCTTCGATCTCGACTGGGAGTACCCGGGCGGCGGCGGCCACCTGGGCAACCACGCGTCGAGCGCCGACAAGGCGAACTTCACCGCGCTGGCCGCCGAATTCCGCACCGAATTGGACGCGCAGGGCACCGCGGACAACAAGCATTACGCGCTGACCGCCGCCGTCTCGGCCGGGCAGGACAAGATCCGCAACTACGAGACCGAAAACCTCGGCAAATACCTGGATTTCGCCGATGTCATGACCTATGACATGCACGGCGGCTGGGAGGCGACCGGGCCCACCAACTTCCAGGATCCGATCTACAGCCGCCCGGACGACCCGATGAACCCGGTCCCGCCGGGCACCGCCAAGTACAACATCGACGAGGCGATCACCGCGTGGACGACCGGTGACAGCTCGTACGGGATAGCGGGCGGTTTCCCCGCGAATAAGCTGACCCTCGGCTTCCCGACCTACTACCGCGGCTGGACGGGTGTCGCCGACGCCGGAAAGCACGGGGTGTTCCAGCCCGCGTCCGGTCCGGCGGCGGGCGCACCGCTGTCCGGGAATGTGCCGGGCATACGGATGTACAAGGAGCTGTCGGGCGTGGTCGACAATCCGGCCGACACCTTCTACGACGCCACCGCGCAGGCCGCCTACTTCTACGACGGCACGAACTGGTGGGGTGGTGACTCCATTCAGTCCATCCAGGCCAAGGTGGACTATCTGCACTGCCACGGCCTCGCCGGGGCGATGACGTATTCGCTGGAGGATTTGGACCCGGGCACAACGCTTTTCAACAAGCTCGTCGACGCCGTGAACGGTTCGGCGGGTGGCTGCGTGCCGCCCACGAGCACGACGACGCCGCCGACCACCACCACGACAACGACGACAACAACGCCGCCGACCTCGACCACCACTACGACGACGACAACCACCACTACGACGACAACAACGCCCGGTGGCACCGGAATCGCCAACGGTGACTTCGAAACCGGCGCGTTGACCCCGTGGACCTGCACGGGCAACCTCGGCTCGGTCGTCGCCACCCCGGTGCACGGTGGCAAACACGCGCTCTCGGGTGCGCCGAGCGCGACCGATACAGCCGAGTGTTCGCAAACCATAACGGTCGCACCGAAACACACCTACACCCTGACGGGCTGGGTGAACGGCAACTACGTCTATCTGGGCGTCACCGGTACGGGAGCCACCGACACGTCCACCTGGACTCCGGGCACCGGCGGTGCGTACCAACAGCTTTCGACCCAGTTCAGCACCGGCGCCGGCACCACGAGCGTCACGGTCTGGGTGCACGGCTGGTACGCGCAGGGCCAGTACTACGTGGATGACCTCACGCTGAGTTAGCGTCTCCGAATGCGGATGTGGGCCCTACCCTGCGGGGGCCCACATTCGCGCGTCCGGATGCATTGGGGCACTTCAGGATTCGTGACCATCGACGGGAATGCCGAGATCGGTCAGGAAGGCCGTCGCCGCGGGCGTGCGGCCGGAGTTGTTCCAGACGGCGTATTCGACGCGCGCGAATTCGTCGTTCACCTCGATGGCGACGACGCCGGTCAGCTGCGGCACATACGCGGCGGGCAGCATGGCGACACCGAGGTTCTGCCGGACGAGCCGGACGATGTAGTCCCCGGTGCTCACCTCGAAGGTGACGTCGCGCTCCAGACCCGCGGCCGCGAACATCTGGTCGGATTCGGCGCGCCCGGCGGTCCCGGCAGGCAGGTCGACGAAGGGTTCGGCGGCGAGCCTGCGCAGATCCACCGCCGGTTCGGCGGCGAGCGGATGGTCCGGCGCGACCACCGCGACGAGCCGGTCGCAGGCGAGTTTGTGCGCCGCGACGCCCTCGGGCCGCGCCGTGATCGGCAGCCCGACGAAGGCCACG
This region includes:
- a CDS encoding GntR family transcriptional regulator; translation: MATRGEGAALVRPLADKSLAQQVTTEIRRSIVFGVLRPGQAFSVREIAAQLNVSFIPVREALRELESQGLVINRPGRSPLVAPLSAADLRGIFRLRGLIEPELGSRACPLLDVAARTRLHELIDRLTAPAGAADERYDAELAFHLELIRPAATAWDIRTLDNLWHAASRYRFNGAQGRGVEPRADSFRALADAADPERARAAVQAHLDALEADLRRGLDATDA
- a CDS encoding glycosyl hydrolase family 18 protein produces the protein MRTARITGLAAAVASLALGAAMALAAPGTAPQQAAAASPTSGGIKVAYYDQWSVYENAFYLKSLDTEGIAGKLDYLIYDFENIDPTNLTCFEANKAASQDENNPNAGDGAGDSFADYGKTFDGSISVDGTSDAWNDPIVGNFKQLKELRAKYPNLKVLLSIGGWTYSKYFSDVSASDGARKKFVSSCVDMFMKGNLPSQNGYGGPGTGKGIFDGFDLDWEYPGGGGHLGNHASSADKANFTALAAEFRTELDAQGTADNKHYALTAAVSAGQDKIRNYETENLGKYLDFADVMTYDMHGGWEATGPTNFQDPIYSRPDDPMNPVPPGTAKYNIDEAITAWTTGDSSYGIAGGFPANKLTLGFPTYYRGWTGVADAGKHGVFQPASGPAAGAPLSGNVPGIRMYKELSGVVDNPADTFYDATAQAAYFYDGTNWWGGDSIQSIQAKVDYLHCHGLAGAMTYSLEDLDPGTTLFNKLVDAVNGSAGGCVPPTSTTTPPTTTTTTTTTTPPTSTTTTTTTTTTTTTTTPGGTGIANGDFETGALTPWTCTGNLGSVVATPVHGGKHALSGAPSATDTAECSQTITVAPKHTYTLTGWVNGNYVYLGVTGTGATDTSTWTPGTGGAYQQLSTQFSTGAGTTSVTVWVHGWYAQGQYYVDDLTLS
- a CDS encoding glycerophosphodiester phosphodiesterase family protein, whose protein sequence is MSHGNSRTAAILASCLAVFAAAALGGGPAHADRPEVRPFILANGGMQQAFSTEGLTNQTCVADRMLPPTHPYLENTIASMRAAFEIGADIVEFDIQPTADRRFAVTHEWDLECRTDGKGKTSDHTLAQLQTLDVGYRYTADGGKTYPFRGKGIGLMPSLEQVLDTFPDKRLLIDMKSNEPADGQQLATALSTLSEGRRKLLSVEGGDKSIAALRQQLPDMRVTSRAIIADCVATFAATGWHGDVPQSCRNIELLLPDKFAPMLWGWPNDFIERMADNDTVVVIEKGDGTEEFSSGFDSPEDLQRLPPGYRGGVWTNHVDRIAPVFNRN
- a CDS encoding LysR family transcriptional regulator; translated protein: MELHQLRYVLAVAETNSFTRAAERCLVVQSALSHQIARLERELGAKLFERTSRRVRLTPAGAAFLPAARQCLDAAERASAEVAAAVGEVRGRLAVGVISTAAAVDIPNALREFRRRYPQVRIGLRVRPSEDLLEQVRQGTIDVAFVGLPITARPEGVAAHKLACDRLVAVVAPDHPLAAEPAVDLRRLAAEPFVDLPAGTAGRAESDQMFAAAGLERDVTFEVSTGDYIVRLVRQNLGVAMLPAAYVPQLTGVVAIEVNDEFARVEYAVWNNSGRTPAATAFLTDLGIPVDGHES
- a CDS encoding GntR family transcriptional regulator, with the translated sequence MDDTAGQVPAVDQVLHEIRRRVIGGELAPGAAIAARTLTEQLGVGELPVREALRQLRTQGLLSSRPARGTVLCALDAHDLESIYRLRISIEPELAAESVPLLTPADLARLQRLLDATFRTPITERSWAHDREFHELPLRPAATEWDLRTVHALWDAADRFTRLTFDPIDAAAVDVDRHRRRHQAIVDAACDRDAYGVRTAVRIHLMENAAEARAILGGVSCG